In Saprospiraceae bacterium, the sequence AACACAAAAGTCCCAACAACAGGACCACATGTCCAAGCATGAAGAAATATTGATGTTTTTTTTCAGCGTTCATGTCACAGGTTCAGTTTGAAAGGAAGGTGACAATAAAATTGGAAGTAAAAGCACAGCCGCACTGATTGTTGATATCAAAGGCACAAAAACTACAAAGTGTAGAATTAAAAAAATCGCTAATGGCAAGGCCGTTTTGTGATGATCATTATACGATTTGTAAATCATCACCAAAGCCACCACCGCTATCATGCCACAACTTACTGCGAAATGCAAAAAACCTTGAGCTGGACTATCTGGCACCTGCAGACCATGGGTATTATATTCATTCCACATGGCATGGATATAATCTCCCAAACCGACGCCGTTAAAAGGATGCATCCACCATTGGTTTATAGAAAAATGGGCATCCTGAAAGTATGCTTCGGCCATCAAAGGCATATTTGATTTGGTATAAAAACTTAATCCGGTCTCATACCACATTAACAAAGTGGAATGTGATGCATCAAACAAAACCCAGGCACTAAAAAAAATTGTTGGTAGAAAAACTCCAAGCTTGACCCAAAGATCATTTGGACCTGCACCCAGCCTTTTTCGGTCAGAGATGATATACCATATGCCGGCAGAAATCAGCAAGCTGAGATAGCCGAGATACATTAGCCCAATCCCTAAAATAAGCATGAGTATGATATGTAACCAGGTTCTTTTATATAAGATCAGCAGGACCAATGCCGACCACCATATCCAGGCATTTTTACTCGCTGTGTAAAAGAGGGTCAGCGGAGAGGTAGAATGCCAAGAGAATAAATGCAGTCCATGATGGGCCCAAAAATGTAAAAGGACAGATGTACTGCACGCTATAGCAAAGCCGATGATTAATTTGGGTTTTTCTTCCTCTCTAATTAGAAATTTAAAAAATAATGGCAAGATCAACAATGGGGTCATATTAGTCCATTGATGCCAGCCGCGCATAAAGTCATGGGTATAAAACAAAGAGAGCAAATATGCGATGGGGATCAGACACCAGGTCAAAACGGCGTCCATCCTGATCGACTGAAGCCATGTGTGATTATACCCATACCAACCGCAGATCACCAGCACCATCAATCCAAGGCTAATAGAGTGAATGGCTATAGAATATGGGGTGAATAGCAAAAACACCCATAAAATAATGCTACTGACCTTCGTCCATATGTCTTGTGGTATATGCAAGACATCAAAGATAATGCACCGATATGCACCACCCTAATGCGTCAAACTTGAATTGACCTGTTTGAGTAAAGCTTGTTATGATTGATTAATGGATAAAGTTCTAATTTTGCAATTACTTTTAAATACAAACGTTTTGACCTTAATCAAATCAATTTCCGGCATCAGGGGTACGCTTGGTGGCAAATCAGGCGAAAATCTAACACCAAATGATATCGTAGCCTTTACAGCGGGGTTTGCCCAAATTATTAAATCGAGATATGCCAGTGCTACTATCATTACAGGCCGCGACGGTCGCAATTCCGGGCTGATGGTGCAATCTTTGGTCAATGCCACACTCATAGCTATGGGTATAAATGTATTGGACGCAGACCTCACTACGACTCCTTCTCTGGCAATGGCGATCATGCACCAAAAAGCTCATGGAGGGGTGATGGTGACTGCCAGTCATAATCCCATGGAATGGAATGCCCTTAAATTTATGAATGGTGAGGGTGAATTCATCGATAATGCTACTGGGCAGGAAGTATTAAGATTAAGTTCAAACCCTATTGAATATGTGGTATCTGACCACATTGGGTCTATAATCCCCCTCAAAGACTCGATAGCAGGACATATCCAAGCTATACTTAAACTTCCATTGGTTGATACCGCGTTGGTAAAATCCAAAAAGTTTGTCATCGTAGTAGATGCCATTAACAGCACCGGGTCCATTGCCGTACCGCCCCTACTCGAAAAACTTGGATGTGAATGTATTCTGATCAATGGAGAGATTAATGGCTCATTTGCTCATAACCCCGAACCCCTGCCCGAACATCTTGCATCCTTGTCCAAAGCTGTCTTAAAACACAAAGCCAACCTGGGCATAGTTGTAGATCCAGATGTCGATAGGCTCGCATTTGTATGTGAGGACGGCGAACCGTTTGGGGAAGAATACACGCTGGTGGCCGTAGCTGATTATATCACCTCAAAACAGAAAGGTAACACCGTATCCAACTTGTCTTCGACCCAGGCTTTAAAGGACATCACCCTCAAACACGGAGGTCAGTATTTTCCATCTGCTGTAGGCGAAGTCAATGTGGTTGAAAAAATGAAACAAGTGGAAGCAGTCATAGGTGGTGAGGGCAATGGAGGCATTATTTATCCTGCACTACATTATGGCAGAGATGCAATGGTAGGCATCGCTTTATTTTTGACCCACCTTGCAGAATATGGAAAAACATGTAGTTTCCTCAGATCGGAGTATCCTAACTACGAAATCTCTAAAAACAAAATTGAATTGACCTATAAAAAGGATATGGACACTATTTTAGCACGATTGAAAGAAAAATATAGCCAGCATCCGGTCAATACGGAGGACGGAGTCCGAATAGATATCGGCCAGGATTGGATTCATCTCAGGCAGTCCAATACTGAACCAATCATTAGAATTTATGCAGAAAGCAATAGCAAAGTAGTAGCTGACAATCTGGCAAAAAAAATAATTAACGATATTCGCCAGATTCAACAAGAACTCAAGGAGTGAATAAAATTTAAATTACTACAGTATGAAAAGAATATACCTGGACAATGCCGCTTCTACCCCAATGACCCCAGAAGTTTTAGATGCTGTGCAAAAAGCGATGTCCGACTTTTATGGAAATCCCTCTTCGATCCATGCTGAAGGCAGGACTGCCAGATCTAAAATAGAAGAATCAAGAAAAAAAATAGCCCGCCACTTTAATGCATCCATTGGGGAGATATTTTTTACCTCAGGTGGAACAGAGTCAAACAATACTGCTCTCAAATGCGCTGTCCGAGATCTGGGTATCACCC encodes:
- the glmM gene encoding phosphoglucosamine mutase; this encodes MTLIKSISGIRGTLGGKSGENLTPNDIVAFTAGFAQIIKSRYASATIITGRDGRNSGLMVQSLVNATLIAMGINVLDADLTTTPSLAMAIMHQKAHGGVMVTASHNPMEWNALKFMNGEGEFIDNATGQEVLRLSSNPIEYVVSDHIGSIIPLKDSIAGHIQAILKLPLVDTALVKSKKFVIVVDAINSTGSIAVPPLLEKLGCECILINGEINGSFAHNPEPLPEHLASLSKAVLKHKANLGIVVDPDVDRLAFVCEDGEPFGEEYTLVAVADYITSKQKGNTVSNLSSTQALKDITLKHGGQYFPSAVGEVNVVEKMKQVEAVIGGEGNGGIIYPALHYGRDAMVGIALFLTHLAEYGKTCSFLRSEYPNYEISKNKIELTYKKDMDTILARLKEKYSQHPVNTEDGVRIDIGQDWIHLRQSNTEPIIRIYAESNSKVVADNLAKKIINDIRQIQQELKE